The sequence below is a genomic window from Mercenaria mercenaria strain notata chromosome 14, MADL_Memer_1, whole genome shotgun sequence.
tgtgtgaagtttcaatccattcccacaagtggttactgagttaccagcttacatacaaaaccttaaccaaaaatttctaagtcgaaaaaggggcataattttgtaaaaaagcaaaatagagttatggaacctgtgcaatgtaagtcagtttgtcacagtgaataagtgtgtgaagtttcaatccattcccacaagtggttactgagataccagcttacatacaaaaccttaaccaaaatcgggacgcggacgcggacgccgacgccgacgccgacgcatgggcgagtgcaatagctcactattctatgaatagtcgagctaaaaaatgaactGAAATTCGTCACATTTAGTGGAAGcaaaaataaaggttttgatggaaacattcataaaaattttaataaatatagttGACTATGTTACAACTTTAGGTACAAGCCAGCCAACTTAGCTCAATAGATAGAGCGCAtatttacggatcgcggggtcatgagttcgatcctcgggcaagGCTGTGTTCTCCGTGtctatttgataatagacattgcgTCATTCTCCATCTATGAACCTCTGAATGATCTAGAgaagttatttgcggagaactaAGAATcctagattaactgcccgccgttatataactgaaatactgttgaaaaacggcactaAAGCCAAACAAGACAAAGATGCATGTATCGTGTATCGGACTAAACCTATCGTGCGGGGAGCGAATCGTTCATTATCTTAGATTTCGTTTGCGTGTATCGTGCGCTCCGTGTGACAGCTATAGTTAGGTAGGAAACAGTTTGGTTAGAATAGCAAGATTTTATTGACATGGGTTAAGTTATTAATAGTGTAATTCATATCATATGAGGTCATATcagtacaatattttttttaacaacctTATGCATGTACTTTGGTGGCATGGCCAGACGCACATCTGGAGGAGTCACTATATAGCCTGTTGGTTAAGTATATATATAGCAGCGGACAATTTTCTCAGAATCATTGTGTATAATTGTATTACGAAACAAAAACCAGAATAATAAAGATTCGGACATCGggtaaatagttttgactactggcTGATCGGccatttaatacatgttttataacactacatgtgaaataaattttaaagtaacttttTCTCACTGTTCTACAttaaaccaaagaagtataaaatacacagaatggtaAATGGCTGTAATCTCGCGCGATCTCGCGTCCctgcgtgattcggcgttatcttagtgaaGCGAGCATGGAGTTGTAATTTATACCTTTAAgactacatgtaaaatacatgttagcttctaaaacaacatttgtttaatatgaaatagtcttaagcacaaaatacacgtttcttactttaaaaaaagcatggtcatacggtgataataaTAACTGAAAGTGTCAtatctttcgcatacaaaatggcacgAAGAGAACTTCCGGTAACGAAATCTCGTTTGCAGCcgcgggatgttggcgagatcctttcaagttgccgatttgtaatttatacttctttgctgtGGTGTACTGACTGGTCTAGCACAATTTATGGACCGGCGATTTTTATAATATTGTGTCGTGAAATAATTCGAAATATTGAAAGTTCAGATACAACTGTTGAACACATGGCACACAATGATACAATACACTAAAACAGCATCACACTTGAAAGcagtttacaatatttacaaagtaTTTACAAATGTAAGTTTGAAAGTATCACAGTTATTCATTGTACATGTTCATCATAAAAATCACTTACGCTCATTAATAATATGTTTGAATACgtattacaaaatatacatatacatatgtgTCATATCTAACTGTATTTCACTTTACAGCACCTGTGTGGCAAATCCTCATATAAATTTATACGTCGTGTGATTCGAATATCATACTTTAACATTTCTGCTAAAACCTTGACAATGTGTTGTAGAAATAAATACATGCGGGTAGTTCAAGTGTTGCTGCCGAcatattgagccgcaccatgggaaaaccaacatagtgcatttgcaaccagcatggatccagaccaggatccacagtttcgctaacggtttctctaattgcaatagggtttgaaagcaaacagtatggatcctgaccagactgcgcggatgcgcaagttggtctggatccatgctgttcgcaaatgcactatttggttttcttatggtgcgacTAAATTATTAttcgatacaaaaaaaaaagacaaaatacaaaAGAAAGCTTAACCAGCACATAACGTTATTTATCAATGTGTAACAATATCTTTCACAAATCACATTTTTCACATTCtgtgaaaaaaattatcatattatTCACTCTTGCGAAGATTATTTTCATATTCTTCACATTATCATATACCacattttctgtgaaatttttGACTGATCTCACTTCTTGTGGTAACATGAAgtcatatttttgcattttatatttggCAAGAATTTCGGCTATTTGTTTCTAAAGCGTTGGTATTGAGTAAAACAACAATTAAGTGGAATTTACAACTGCGTTTTCGAAATAAGAAGCGCTTTCGAATGGCAATTAAAATGCCTATTTAGTCAGCCTACTTGCGCCTGTGTTTCGACATTGaatattttgcactttttcaaTGGTTTGTcggcaatagtttttttttttattttgaccagCATGCCATTCAGCAAGTGTTTTATCACATGACATCAGGGACAATTCTTCGTGTTTCTTTTCtttaagttttgactttagctCAGCTAATTACAGTGTTGAATATAGACTGATCATTTAGTACTGGCTATAGTAAAAACTTGTCCGAGGTCTGAAGGTAAAGCCATTTGataaatggtaaataaaaaagatcagtAACGAATGATTTATTTCACACcagaaataaatttcaataaCTTATTGTTTCGGCGTGTAATGGAAGAGGTCATGAAATAACTGGAGCTATTACCCTGTTGAGTTACGATCTTAACAAACTGCAcagaaattgctttgaaaaaGTCATGCGAAAATTGCCATTTGACATAAACCCCTATTTTAACACTCGCGTTCCTCACTCGTCTTCAACGTGAAGCTTATGATCGTACTCTTAATATTATGGGAGTAAGAAGaacatgatttatgaaaactaTCGTCCAAAATGCATAATTTTTAAGTGCCTTGGAAATACTTTAGTCTAGGATTTGAACAcaaaagcatttcaaaacttgaaTGTTTACAACTCACTATCGAATTGTATTTCGTCTTACAACTGTGGCGTTGCCATGAGATTTTGGCGCTTCTGCGTCGTCTGCTAGGCTTTCAAAAGATGTAACTTTCTCCATTATTTTAGGTGTAAGATAAGTGCTTGACTCCTTGTAGCCAGACAAGTCCGCGTTACTATATTTCCCGTAAAACACTGATCTAAAAGACCCTTTAAATGGACCGGACATGCGCCGCTTGTGTTTATTTTCTACATAAACTGTATTTCCGCTGTGCCATATGTTCATATTACATGCACTTCCGGCTATACATATTGTTGCTGGTTGTTTCTTTTCTTCTGTAGCAGACGGCGGCACATACACAGACGTCTGTTTTACCTTAGCACTTGTTTGCATTGGTGCGTAAGGTTTGTCCACGTGATCTACCGGAAGTTTGAATGACACTGAATTCCTATTCTTTTTATTGCCCACACTGAGATGCCTCTGTGAAATGATACCGGTTCTAGAGTTAGTGGATAAACTTGACGACCTAGAACATGGTTCATCTTCAGATGATTCTGGTGGTGACATTGTTCCTGATGTAAAACCCTCAAAAACCCCGTCAGGAAGAACGTCGGCAATTATCATTGGCGTCTGGTCGTCGTCAATTTGATAGTTATTTATCGTGTTTTCTAATTGTTCTAACGCATTGTTTTGTTCGTCTGTGAGGGAGTTGGTTTCCTTGTTGCCAAATATAGCTATCGCGTCATCGTCTGTCACTTTAATGTCATCCTGTATCATTCCGAACGGCGTGCTTGTTCTGTTGTTTTCACTAGATATTTTAAATTCTGTACTCAGCTTCATGCTGTCTTTTACCGGCTCTGCAGAACGTGTATCAATACGCACAATAGCAGCTGGGTTTAGGTTAGATATCGGAGCACGTTTTATTGTGTGTCTAACGGCTGCTGAGTGCGATTTCGGCACTTGAACAAGTTGGTAATTTCCGCCTTGGTATCCCATTGTTTTAGAACTTCCAATATTTCTAAGTTGACTgtctagttttatataaatatcctTGCGAACATTTGTCACATGTCTAACATCCGGCTTTATCACTTTAGCGTTTCCTTCGTACACGTTATGGATTAAGTTTGGGTTCAGTTTTCCATTGCCCTTTCCAGTCTGCAGACCATTTCGTTGAATATAAATTTGCTGATTCTGTTGTTTATGGCTCtttaattctgaaaataaaattaaaactattaCTCTAAACTTTGAAGGATTTCTTAATTAAGTACGTGTATCTAATATTAGTAATTATCATTTGAATATATTCATCAAAAGTGTGTTTGCAATGTATACACTTCTAAACTTTCAATTATATGTGtcataagaaatgaaatgaatataaaacatcaaatatcaaagcagTTTGGACTCGTCTCATTATTAAAGAAAATATCTGGGTAGTGTTTCCACTtgatttttgtctgaattggtCAGTCTACTTTTCACGAAAGATATGTGAGCTTAGCTGTAACTTTGAAAGTATCTGTAGTTCTGTATCATTACTTACTAGGTACCTAGTAGACGAAGAACAAAAATACAGTTTTCTGTTGATTGGCcctttcttttactttatttactttatttattaatttatttatttatttatttatttatttatttatttatttttgttttgtcagcACACTTGTCTTGAATGCTATATAACAGCTATAGCCTTGAAACTGTAAATCAGGTAAATAAGTAGGTCAAGAGCCAAAACTCTGTCTTGCATATTTCCTAAAGTCAAACATAATAGAACAGCGTTGTAACCCGTGACGGACCCTGTATCTTGCTGAACTTCTTGGGTCAAATCTGGCATCGATTAAAATTCGATTATATTTGTGACGTCATCAAATGTAAGGGTCGTCTCCCTTTAATTTACTGACGGAGTAAAAGTTCTTTTATTGTCAACAAATTATATTCAAACTTATCTTATATTTCAGGTATAAATCGGTTATGGGGAAAAAAGAGTTTATGGAGGAAATGGCTGTAGACATGTCGCAGTGTcactatgaaaatatttaattcctCTGCCGTGGCGACCTTGTGATTACATCAGATGGGGGTATTGTGTCCGGATTATTTGTCATAACACAACTTACGATAGTAAAACACTGGTAttcaaaatataaacataatcagaaaatgaataaaaagattACATCTAGTGTAAATAATTCGAATTTCGAGCCAAATACcgtttaaatatttacatttaaatttcaatGCGGCTTATCCTAGTTTTGTATACTACGTACACattatatagaataaaacagaGCATAATATTTCACCTCTAAAATTTTAACGATGTCCCATTTTCCTACCACAGAgttatatgaaaattataattttctttagttatgtaaatagtttatttcaaatatcaaTAGTATAcgaccttaaacaacattttgtttctCGTAAAGGTTAGCCTGTAGCAGTGCCTGAACCAGGAGACATGCGGAAGAGCTGATCACAAAGAACTGTGTTTGACTTATCATgataaatacaaagaaaaatgtaCTAGCGTTTGCTATTCTatattacgatttttttttttttttttttttttttttttttttgcaagttcaAGCATAAACTTTGATGATGAAAATTGAGATCCAATGGAAAAGCTCCAGACAATTATGGCAATACTTTAATTTCAAAACTAATTTCCAGACTGGTTCTTTGTCTTCTATGTTAAAAcgtaacaaaccaaaaaaaaaaaaaaaactaccaatTTAAGATCTATGTCAGTTCAGATTTGGTGCCTTTGCCTTGAAATTATTACGTAGAAATAAGGGTTTTTTTATTCTGGGAGAAACTGTCTGGCTTTATGTACTTAAGTAAGATCTTGGTGATAACGCAAATATATAGAGTTTAAGATaacaaatttaattaatttcaatgtTTGCGGAGGTCTTATTCGCCAGATAACTTTGATATATCATGGCTTTGTttagtagtaaaaaaaaaagattgatctTTTTTTTACTACTAAACAAAACCATAATGACAATAAAATGTCTAAACGGTGCAGATCCGAATACAGCAATCACTTTTTATATCATGTATTATTTAACCTTCACTTTGAGAAAAAGAATAAATCAATAAGCATAATTTTTGCAATTCAAATTGCTTATTcctagaaacaaaatgtgaaataaaCGGTGGCACACGCAGATTCCATAACTATATGTCAAATTACTTTAGAGAAGACTggagataaaacaagagctgtccataagacagcacgcccGACTTTTCTCAGTGTATGACTATAAAATAGAGCTTTGctagtaaaaggggcataaatctgtcaaaattctaatcagagttatgagaattgtTTCTTAAGGTGTAGCCTTTGAccgtaaataacttttttttaagtttcaaattatcagctagtaacagatatattggacgttatataaaacttaaacaaaacaaatctaagttaaaaaggggcacacCTCTGTCAAAATGCAAATCTAAGTTATGGGAATGGTTTTCTCTTGATTGTTTCTCctgactttgatagtaaataactatttcaagtttcaagttaaaagctttgacagtatcagagatatttgactttatcaaaagctttaaccaaaaaaatctaagtcaaaaagggacataattctgtcataaTTCTAATCAGAGTGGTAGGGACTGTTTCTTCTGGtgtaactttgatagtaaattaactactttaagtttcaagccaaCAGCTCttttagtaacagagatattttacttatcaaaaattttaatcaacggcgacgccgacgctggggcgagtgcaatagctctacattttcttcgaaaagccgAGCTTAAAAGAGTTACCTTTGTCCTGACTTTTAATTTCCTCGTTATCGAGGCATTTAGATCCTCCGCAGCAAAACATCTTATTTGCAGC
It includes:
- the LOC123528212 gene encoding uncharacterized protein LOC123528212, whose amino-acid sequence is MFCCGGSKCLDNEEIKSQDKELKSHKQQNQQIYIQRNGLQTGKGNGKLNPNLIHNVYEGNAKVIKPDVRHVTNVRKDIYIKLDSQLRNIGSSKTMGYQGGNYQLVQVPKSHSAAVRHTIKRAPISNLNPAAIVRIDTRSAEPVKDSMKLSTEFKISSENNRTSTPFGMIQDDIKVTDDDAIAIFGNKETNSLTDEQNNALEQLENTINNYQIDDDQTPMIIADVLPDGVFEGFTSGTMSPPESSEDEPCSRSSSLSTNSRTGIISQRHLSVGNKKNRNSVSFKLPVDHVDKPYAPMQTSAKVKQTSVYVPPSATEEKKQPATICIAGSACNMNIWHSGNTVYVENKHKRRMSGPFKGSFRSVFYGKYSNADLSGYKESSTYLTPKIMEKVTSFESLADDAEAPKSHGNATVVRRNTIR